The Alkalihalophilus pseudofirmus nucleotide sequence GCAAACTCTCCTGATGAATTATACATGCCGCAAGTGACCATAAATGTTTTCACAAGTCTTGCAATTTCAAACGGAATAATCTCTTCACCTTCTTCATTTTTACCGCCATTAGCTAACACAAATCCGATTCTCGCCAAATCATCACAATCGACTTCAATGGCACACTGCTTAGTATAAAAGTCTAATAATTGGTCAACGTTTTCATCAATAATGCGATGTTGCTTCATAAAAAAAGCAAGGGAGCGATTAAGATCAGCTGTGTTAAATTCAGATTGTGCTACTTCACGATTATAGGTCACACTAGGACGTGCGCTCATTTTTCTAATCAATTGAAGAAGCCTCTCAAGCCTCTCTTCTGTTGATTCACCTTTTATGAGGTGACTGACGGCCAAGGCTCCTGCATTGATCATTGGATTAAGCGGTTTGGCGACAAGCGACTCTAATTTTGCTATTGAATTGTAAGGATCTCCCGTAGGTTCCATCCCTACTTTATCAAAAACGACTTCCTCCCCATGGTCCATTAAGGCAAGGGCTAAAGTAAGCACTTTCGAAATACTTTGTAATGTGAACATCTCGGTTGAGTGACCTGCTGAAAAACATGTTTCTTTGCCATCGAAAATTGAGACGGCTAAAATACCTTGATCTGCTTTAGCTAGCGCAGGTATATAATCTGCCACTTTGCCCTCTGCAGCATATGGTTCTGCTTCTTTTACTAACTTCTCTAACTGTTCACCGTACTGACAGACCATCGCACTCACTCCAAAAAGATTATTTCTTTTATTATACCCAGATGTGACAAATACATGGTAACGCTTTATACTTGATAGGAAGATGGAGATGAAATTAGAGTACGAATGAAAGATTAACTAGATTGGAGGAATTTCAGCAATGGAGGAATTTGTTATTTTTATTGAAGGGAATGTAGACCATCCCTTAACCATTGACCCAAGTGTTTGGATCTTTGATGAGCGAAAAGTAGATTTAACTACATACTTTACAGAGGAAAGAATAGTGGAAGATAAGGATGAAGCTTATACCAAAGCCATCTCGGCTCAGTGGGATAAAGAGATTATCGAGGGCTCTGCTCCCCCAAACCCAAACTCAAATGACAACAAAATTCAATACAACAAAGAAGAATTAACAACAGGCTCTTTTGGCATGCCGCTAGCTCCCTTCTTACAAAATGTGAAACCGAATCAAGACGTTCGTGAGGTTTTAGTTGAACAAGAAGGCGGAACGATTCAAACCATACCATTATCAGAAGCGATGGAAATGGTCGCTGGGTTCTCAAAAGAAGGGAAGCCGCTTATAGAAACCGGCCCTATTCACCTTTATTACGGAGACGGCCGTAACAGAGAAGAGCCAATTACTCATGTAAGAAAGCTTGTATTAAAATAAGGTACAGCGCGGGGTGAGACAATACCATTTGCAACATGCAATGCCTGCTAACTGATGGATTTCGCATTGCACTTCTCCTAAAATATACTACGTCTTCCGCGGGAAGCTGGTGAGCCTCCTCGTGCTACTGCACTGCGGGGTCTCACCTTTGCTTTTGCTTCCACCGGAGCCTACGTATATTTCATCCGCTAAGTTATCACACTTTCCCCATTCTAGTTATAGAATTCTTTAAAACAGCATCAATTTTATAATAAATCTGCTGCTAATTGGGCTAAGCCTGATCGTTCCCCTTTAACGAGCTTCACATGACCGCTTACAGTTTGATCCTTGAATTTCTCTACTACATAGGTCAGGCCATTATTATATTCATCAAGGTACGGATGATCGATCTGCTGAGGGTCACCCATCAGGACAATTTTACTTCTTTCCCCTACCCTGGTTAAGATCGTTTTCACTTCGTGTTTTGTTAAATTTTGAGCTTCATCAATAATGATAAATTGGTCTGGTATACTTCTTCCTCTAATATAGGTAAGTGCTTCTACTTGAATTGACCCCATACCAGCTAAGATCTGATCAATCTCTCCTGGCTTCTT carries:
- the glsA gene encoding glutaminase A, producing MVCQYGEQLEKLVKEAEPYAAEGKVADYIPALAKADQGILAVSIFDGKETCFSAGHSTEMFTLQSISKVLTLALALMDHGEEVVFDKVGMEPTGDPYNSIAKLESLVAKPLNPMINAGALAVSHLIKGESTEERLERLLQLIRKMSARPSVTYNREVAQSEFNTADLNRSLAFFMKQHRIIDENVDQLLDFYTKQCAIEVDCDDLARIGFVLANGGKNEEGEEIIPFEIARLVKTFMVTCGMYNSSGEFAIRVGIPAKSGVSGGIVGAVPNSIGIGIYGPALDEKGNSVAGMKLLEALSSYYHLSIF